From a region of the Paenibacillus lutimineralis genome:
- a CDS encoding thioredoxin family protein, with protein MAQAVFYHAGCPVCVDAAQVVVNYLDESKITTEIVHLGTARNRIEEAEKAGVKSVPALVIGGNVYHINFGASLEDVKG; from the coding sequence ATGGCACAAGCAGTTTTTTATCATGCAGGTTGTCCCGTTTGTGTAGATGCGGCGCAAGTGGTGGTTAATTATCTTGACGAATCAAAGATTACTACGGAAATTGTGCATCTCGGTACAGCGCGAAACCGGATCGAAGAAGCGGAGAAGGCGGGTGTTAAATCCGTTCCAGCCTTGGTGATTGGCGGAAATGTCTATCATATCAATTTCGGCGCAAGTCTCGAGGACGTAAAAGGTTAA
- the serC gene encoding 3-phosphoserine/phosphohydroxythreonine transaminase: MANTYNFNAGPGALPAEVLQEAQEELRNYQGIGASILEISHRSKAYEGIHYEAQQLIKEMMGLSSDYEVLFLYGGASLQFSMVPINFLTEGKIAGYVHCGTWSGKAWQEAQKIGQTLVLASGEKQSYKQMPDLSNLNIPKEMAYVHLTSNETIDGIQCRSFPDTGHVPLIVDMSSDILSRPIEASRFSLIYAGAQKNLGPAGVTIVIVRRSLLERVPETIPGILSYRTHVNHHSLYSTPPVFSVYMVNLMLRWIVNQGGVQGMAVRNQQKAELLYHVLDNSGGFYKGLAYKDSRSMMNVTFRASSPEMENKLLVELEQEGFMGLKGHRDAGHFRASIYNAVPYEHCKALADFLTEFQKRNG, encoded by the coding sequence ATGGCTAATACCTATAATTTTAATGCCGGTCCGGGAGCGTTGCCGGCAGAAGTATTGCAGGAAGCACAAGAAGAATTGCGAAATTATCAAGGGATTGGCGCATCCATTCTGGAAATTTCCCATCGAAGCAAAGCTTACGAAGGCATTCACTATGAAGCGCAACAGTTGATTAAAGAGATGATGGGGCTCTCTTCAGATTATGAGGTTTTATTTCTTTACGGAGGGGCAAGCCTGCAATTTTCGATGGTACCGATCAACTTTTTAACAGAAGGAAAAATAGCGGGGTATGTACACTGTGGGACATGGTCGGGAAAAGCGTGGCAAGAAGCGCAGAAAATAGGGCAGACCCTCGTGTTGGCAAGCGGAGAGAAACAAAGCTACAAACAGATGCCTGATCTAAGCAACTTGAATATTCCGAAGGAGATGGCGTATGTCCATCTCACATCCAACGAAACGATTGACGGCATCCAATGCCGCAGCTTCCCTGATACCGGACATGTTCCCTTAATCGTGGATATGTCTAGCGATATTTTGTCCCGACCCATTGAAGCATCCCGATTTTCATTGATATATGCAGGCGCTCAGAAAAATTTGGGACCTGCAGGCGTTACGATCGTCATTGTCCGCCGCTCTTTGCTGGAGCGCGTTCCGGAAACGATTCCCGGTATATTAAGTTATCGTACACATGTCAACCATCATTCGCTCTACAGTACACCGCCCGTTTTTTCTGTGTATATGGTGAACCTTATGCTCCGGTGGATTGTGAATCAGGGCGGCGTACAAGGTATGGCTGTCCGCAACCAGCAGAAAGCGGAGCTGCTTTATCATGTGCTCGACAATAGCGGCGGATTTTATAAAGGATTGGCTTATAAGGACAGCAGATCGATGATGAACGTTACCTTTCGTGCATCCAGTCCAGAGATGGAGAATAAGTTGCTGGTTGAACTGGAGCAAGAAGGGTTCATGGGATTAAAAGGCCATCGAGACGCGGGGCATTTCCGAGCTTCCATTTATAATGCGGTACCTTATGAGCATTGCAAAGCGCTGGCGGATTTTCTGACTGAGTTCCAAAAGAGGAACGGCTGA
- the glyA gene encoding serine hydroxymethyltransferase, producing the protein MKLLEQQDKTIANAIWQEATRQQNKIELIASENFVSRAIMEATGSVLTNKYAEGYPGRRYYGGCEYVDRVEDIAIQRAKKLFDADHVNVQPHSGAQANMAVYFASVEPGATILGMDLSHGGHLTHGSQVNFSGRFYNFLPYGVDEKSARIDFELVRKLAHKHRPRMIVAGASAYPRTIDFEPFAQIAAEVGALFFVDMAHIAGIVAAGLHPSPIPHAHFVTTTTHKTLRGPRGGIIMCRKPWAQAIDKAIFPAVQGGPLMHAIAAKAVAFGEALQPEFKSYIEKVLINAKVLAEALLNEGLTVVSEGTDNHIILLDLRPIGLTGKEAESILDEVGITANKNAIPHDTASPLVTSGIRFGTPAMTTRGLGPQEMKEIARLIGLALKNPERSDIKEQIRRIVQEITLQFPLYEGLQE; encoded by the coding sequence ATGAAATTATTGGAACAACAGGACAAAACAATTGCGAACGCCATTTGGCAAGAGGCTACTCGGCAACAGAATAAAATAGAGCTGATTGCTTCGGAGAATTTTGTAAGCCGAGCGATTATGGAAGCAACGGGGTCGGTATTGACCAATAAGTATGCCGAAGGATACCCGGGAAGAAGATACTATGGCGGTTGCGAATATGTGGATAGGGTCGAGGATATAGCTATTCAACGTGCAAAAAAACTTTTCGACGCCGATCATGTCAATGTGCAGCCTCACTCCGGCGCTCAGGCAAATATGGCGGTTTATTTTGCTTCAGTTGAACCTGGGGCTACAATTTTAGGCATGGATCTATCTCATGGCGGCCATCTTACACATGGGAGCCAGGTTAATTTTTCCGGAAGATTCTACAATTTTCTGCCTTATGGCGTGGACGAAAAATCGGCTCGCATTGACTTTGAGTTGGTGCGAAAACTTGCGCATAAGCACCGCCCGCGTATGATCGTTGCTGGCGCCAGCGCCTATCCGCGAACGATCGATTTTGAGCCGTTTGCTCAAATCGCAGCCGAAGTAGGAGCGCTTTTCTTTGTAGATATGGCGCATATTGCGGGAATTGTCGCGGCAGGATTGCATCCTAGTCCTATTCCGCACGCGCACTTTGTTACGACGACAACGCATAAAACGCTGCGAGGTCCAAGAGGCGGCATCATCATGTGCCGCAAGCCGTGGGCACAAGCGATTGATAAAGCGATCTTTCCTGCAGTGCAAGGCGGTCCTCTTATGCATGCCATTGCGGCAAAAGCGGTTGCGTTCGGCGAAGCGTTGCAACCCGAATTCAAATCTTATATCGAAAAAGTGCTGATTAACGCCAAAGTATTGGCTGAGGCATTATTAAATGAAGGGTTAACTGTTGTATCGGAAGGGACGGACAACCATATTATTTTGCTCGACCTGCGCCCGATAGGATTAACCGGGAAAGAAGCTGAAAGCATACTCGATGAAGTGGGGATTACAGCGAATAAAAACGCGATTCCTCATGATACGGCAAGCCCGCTTGTGACGAGCGGCATTCGCTTCGGGACTCCAGCTATGACAACAAGAGGACTGGGACCCCAAGAAATGAAAGAAATTGCTCGGCTTATTGGACTTGCACTTAAAAATCCAGAGCGTTCTGACATCAAGGAGCAAATACGAAGAATTGTGCAGGAAATCACGTTGCAATTCCCTTTATATGAAGGTCTACAGGAGTGA
- a CDS encoding PLP-dependent aminotransferase family protein produces the protein MLKVNRDDERPIWQQLLDQAIHNITTGKWPPGELLLPSRELAQLIGVSRSTIQIVYEELFSRGYTVTSRRGGTRVSEWTYKPHSVDEVPAQGPVLPELPLLNNAIGHLHSWFGNKEHDRDEIDFSPHEPYLDEHFLNNWRQSFLQASTETDLDSWAYGDAYGFLPLREQIQRYLSLERGVHVEVDQILLTSGAQHSLDLIAQVLLHEGAIVSVEDPGFPAAWMAMKYRRMQVVSVPVDEHGLCVDGIHPESRLVYVTPSHQCAVGVIMSEPRRQQLLHLAAEQQFWIVEDDYDSEFRYRGDPLPTLLSQRPQNTLYMLSFSKIIAPGIRMSALVGPKEAIRQLARVHELTYRHLPIMEQLTLAHFIEHGHFMRHMRKVRNIYRRRHAAMTKALISTGLSEHFTLSGAETGLHMLLEAEPSFDEAAVTNLALERGIRIYPLSQYGLESTRQGWVLGFAKVDEATIKEGIERLAEILLNK, from the coding sequence ATGCTCAAAGTGAACCGAGATGACGAACGTCCCATTTGGCAGCAGTTGCTTGACCAAGCGATCCATAATATTACGACCGGAAAATGGCCGCCTGGTGAATTATTGCTCCCATCCCGCGAGCTTGCGCAACTGATTGGGGTTTCCCGTTCAACCATCCAAATTGTGTATGAGGAGCTATTCAGTCGCGGATACACCGTAACCTCTCGCCGCGGCGGAACAAGAGTTAGCGAATGGACATATAAGCCCCACTCTGTAGACGAAGTTCCAGCCCAAGGACCTGTTCTGCCAGAATTGCCGCTATTAAACAACGCCATCGGCCATTTGCATAGCTGGTTCGGAAATAAAGAACATGACAGAGATGAGATCGATTTCAGTCCCCATGAACCGTATTTAGATGAGCACTTTCTAAATAATTGGCGGCAATCCTTTTTACAGGCTTCCACAGAAACAGACCTGGACAGTTGGGCCTACGGCGACGCCTATGGATTCCTGCCGCTGCGAGAACAGATTCAAAGATATTTGTCGCTTGAACGAGGCGTTCATGTGGAGGTCGATCAAATTCTGCTGACCTCAGGCGCACAACATAGCCTTGATTTAATCGCCCAAGTCCTGTTGCATGAAGGAGCCATCGTTTCGGTCGAAGATCCCGGCTTCCCTGCTGCCTGGATGGCGATGAAGTACCGGCGAATGCAAGTTGTATCTGTCCCGGTCGACGAGCATGGGCTATGTGTAGACGGCATTCACCCTGAATCCAGACTTGTGTATGTTACGCCATCGCATCAATGTGCGGTTGGCGTGATTATGTCGGAACCTCGCAGGCAGCAATTGCTGCATTTGGCTGCGGAGCAGCAGTTTTGGATCGTTGAGGATGATTATGACAGCGAATTTCGCTATCGCGGCGACCCGCTTCCCACTTTGCTCAGTCAGCGGCCTCAGAACACGTTATATATGTTGAGTTTTTCCAAAATCATCGCTCCCGGTATTCGGATGTCGGCCCTCGTTGGTCCCAAAGAGGCCATTCGTCAGCTCGCTCGCGTCCATGAACTAACCTATCGTCATCTTCCGATTATGGAGCAATTAACGCTCGCCCATTTTATCGAACACGGTCACTTCATGCGCCATATGAGAAAAGTGCGGAATATATACCGGCGCAGACACGCAGCCATGACGAAAGCCCTCATTTCGACAGGTTTGAGCGAACACTTCACGCTAAGCGGCGCAGAAACAGGGCTGCATATGCTGCTTGAAGCTGAGCCATCGTTTGACGAGGCTGCCGTGACGAACCTGGCGCTGGAAAGAGGAATCCGTATCTATCCGCTCAGCCAGTATGGTTTGGAAAGCACGCGACAAGGCTGGGTGCTGGGTTTCGCTAAAGTTGATGAAGCGACCATTAAAGAAGGGATTGAACGCCTGGCAGAGATCCTTTTAAACAAGTAG
- a CDS encoding acetylornithine transaminase produces the protein MYEKAVVNLKKSYLFPTYNKFPLTLVRGHRTTLWDDEGKSYLDFMAGLAVCNLGHVPERVKTRIQEQMDQLWHVSNLFHIPIQEELAEKLVTISCADLVFFCNSGAEANEAAIKCARRYHQRVLGNNRYEIITFEQSFHGRTMATLTATGQEKVKDGYLPLPEGFVHARFNDIESVRNSITPKTAAIMLELVQGESGVHLAEPKFVFELAKLCEEEGILLIVDEVQTGIGRTGSLFAYEQYGIEPDIITLAKGLASGLPIGAMMGKEKLREAFSAGSHASTFGGSPLPMAAGLATIQMLVEDEVCERAKYMGIYALSKLKKNLEAYSIVRAVRGLGLLIGIEFTEPVAPIIQKLHQNGLLVLPGGTHVIRFMPSLYVTCDEIDQAIGILSNVLEERDGSADGAAL, from the coding sequence GTGTATGAGAAAGCGGTGGTTAACCTGAAAAAAAGTTATTTATTTCCTACCTATAATAAGTTCCCGCTCACACTGGTGAGAGGGCATCGGACAACCTTATGGGATGATGAAGGGAAATCGTATTTGGACTTTATGGCGGGACTTGCGGTTTGTAATTTGGGTCACGTCCCGGAGCGGGTAAAAACGCGGATTCAAGAGCAAATGGATCAATTATGGCATGTGTCCAATTTGTTTCATATCCCGATTCAAGAAGAGCTTGCCGAGAAGCTTGTGACCATCAGCTGTGCGGATCTTGTGTTTTTCTGCAATAGCGGCGCTGAAGCAAACGAAGCGGCGATCAAATGCGCTCGCCGGTATCACCAGCGTGTGCTGGGAAATAACCGCTACGAGATTATTACGTTTGAACAATCGTTCCATGGCCGCACAATGGCTACTTTGACAGCTACCGGACAAGAGAAGGTCAAGGATGGTTACCTACCGTTGCCGGAAGGGTTTGTGCATGCACGCTTTAATGATATTGAGAGTGTAAGAAATAGCATTACGCCCAAAACAGCGGCTATTATGCTGGAGTTGGTGCAGGGGGAGAGCGGCGTTCATCTTGCCGAACCCAAATTCGTATTTGAGCTGGCTAAGCTATGTGAAGAGGAAGGAATTCTCCTGATCGTCGATGAAGTGCAAACCGGAATCGGGAGAACGGGGAGCCTGTTTGCTTATGAGCAGTATGGCATCGAGCCGGATATCATTACACTAGCGAAGGGATTGGCCAGCGGTTTGCCGATCGGGGCGATGATGGGGAAGGAGAAGCTAAGAGAGGCCTTTTCGGCCGGCAGTCATGCTTCCACGTTTGGCGGTTCACCTCTTCCCATGGCAGCAGGGCTGGCGACCATTCAAATGCTAGTGGAGGACGAAGTTTGCGAACGGGCAAAGTATATGGGGATATATGCCCTATCCAAACTAAAAAAAAATTTGGAAGCTTATTCTATCGTTCGTGCCGTTCGAGGGCTAGGACTGCTGATAGGCATTGAATTTACAGAACCTGTTGCGCCGATCATTCAGAAACTGCATCAGAACGGACTGCTTGTTTTACCGGGGGGAACTCACGTCATCCGTTTTATGCCGAGCTTATACGTAACCTGCGATGAGATCGATCAAGCGATCGGCATTCTGAGCAATGTGTTGGAAGAACGGGATGGCAGCGCAGACGGAGCTGCCCTATAA